A window of Scophthalmus maximus strain ysfricsl-2021 chromosome 10, ASM2237912v1, whole genome shotgun sequence contains these coding sequences:
- the LOC118283535 gene encoding DNA damage-inducible transcript 4 protein-like: protein MSGGGQGFFQAASWGSLPRRLTELEGVHRGLAADRVCGSQSGSLADMSLSESDSSCFCGPLEETLAAEVRATITQSLSDAAHTLGCSKLILPDCLPRSIGQELLHLAACEPCGLRGALIDLCVDRGDQGPLCAVEQIAVDATLVPTFHLTLVLRLESGGLWPKVQKLFKGSRPPQASAGSPGLWNTQRLSVGFRAIKRKLYSSGELLIEECC, encoded by the exons ATGTCCGGCGGAGGACAGGGCTTCTTCCAAGCGGCGTCCTGGGGCAGCCTGCCGCGGAGGCTGACCGAGCTGGAGGGGGTCCATCGGGGGCTCGCCGCGGATCGCGTCTGCGGGAGCCAATCTG GATCTCTGGCAGACATGTCCCTGTCCgagtctgacagcagctgctTCTGTGGGCCCCTGGAGGAAACCTTGGCTGCAGAAGTCAGAGCAACGATCACACAGAGTCTCAGCGACGCGGCCCACACGCTGGGCTGCTCCAAACTCATCTTGCCCGACTGTCTACCACGCAGCATCGGCCAGGAGCTGCTCCACCTGGCTGCGTGCGAGCCCTGCGGCCTCAGGGGAGCCCTCATTGACCTGTGTGTGGACAGGGGGGACCAGGGCCCCCTGTGCGCCGTGGAGCAAATCGCGGTGGATGCCACCCTCGTGCCGACCTTCCACCTGACCCTTGTGCTGAGGCTCGAGTCCGGCGGGTTGTGGCCGAAGGTTCAGAAGCTCTTCAAGGGGAGCAGGCCCCCGCAGGCGTCTGCGGGGTCCCCGGGGCTCTGGAACACTCAGAGGCTGAGTGTGGGCTTCAGGGCCATCAAAAGGAAACTGTATAGTTCAGGGGAGCTGCTGATCGAAGAGTGCTGCTGA